Proteins encoded within one genomic window of Actinoplanes octamycinicus:
- a CDS encoding M28 family metallopeptidase: MRKRMIAVPLAAALVITQVPQPASAVDEINTKKLRDAVTVSGILGHERVLQRIATQNGGTRASGTPGFAASAAYVTSVLKKAGYKVTEQKFTFPFYRELAPAQLAQVSPTPTTYETVTYDYSASGDVTGRVVPALNNVLPPTPTPSSTAGCTPADFAPASATAPEVALIQRGGCDFAVKAANAAAAGYDAAIIFNEGQPGRTDLFTGTLGGPGTIPVVGLSFADGSALAAQAAAGTVTVRVQTSTEVNAAAQTSNIIADSREGDPDKVLVVGAHLDSVVEGPGINDNGSGTAQNLEIAVQMAKLKIKPRQKVRFAFWGAEEAGLLGSEHYVANLSDAELTTIFANLNFDMVGSPNYVRFVYDGDGSDTGTSGPYGSDQIEGLFNKYFADQGLATDPTAFDGRSDYGPFILAGIPAGGLFSGAEGVKTPEQAAVYGGTAGAPYDACYHEACDDINNLNPKALAELGDAAAHAVLTLARTKTGFYPDGSLRAAARKAAATKQLPYKGGHLVR, translated from the coding sequence GTGCGTAAACGCATGATCGCCGTTCCGCTCGCCGCCGCTCTGGTCATCACACAGGTGCCGCAGCCGGCATCAGCGGTGGACGAGATCAACACGAAGAAACTGCGCGACGCGGTCACCGTCTCCGGGATCCTCGGGCACGAACGTGTGCTCCAGCGGATCGCCACCCAGAACGGCGGGACCCGGGCCTCCGGCACGCCAGGCTTCGCGGCCAGCGCCGCCTACGTCACCAGCGTGCTGAAGAAGGCCGGATACAAGGTCACCGAACAGAAGTTCACCTTCCCGTTCTACCGGGAACTCGCTCCGGCGCAGCTCGCCCAGGTCTCCCCGACCCCGACCACGTACGAGACGGTCACCTACGACTACTCGGCCAGCGGGGACGTCACCGGCCGGGTGGTGCCCGCCCTGAACAACGTGCTGCCGCCCACCCCGACGCCCAGCTCCACCGCCGGGTGCACGCCGGCCGACTTCGCCCCGGCCTCGGCCACCGCGCCGGAGGTCGCGCTGATCCAGCGCGGTGGCTGCGACTTCGCGGTGAAGGCCGCGAACGCGGCGGCCGCCGGGTACGACGCGGCGATCATCTTCAACGAGGGCCAGCCGGGCCGGACCGACCTGTTCACCGGCACCCTCGGCGGGCCGGGCACGATCCCGGTGGTCGGGCTCAGCTTCGCCGACGGCAGCGCGCTGGCCGCGCAGGCCGCGGCCGGCACCGTGACGGTCCGGGTGCAGACCAGCACCGAGGTCAACGCCGCCGCGCAGACCAGCAACATCATCGCGGACAGCCGCGAGGGTGACCCGGACAAGGTGCTGGTGGTCGGCGCCCACCTGGACTCGGTGGTCGAGGGCCCGGGCATCAACGACAACGGCAGCGGCACGGCGCAGAACCTGGAGATCGCCGTCCAGATGGCCAAGCTGAAGATCAAGCCGCGGCAGAAGGTGCGGTTCGCCTTCTGGGGCGCCGAGGAGGCCGGCCTGCTCGGGTCCGAGCACTACGTGGCCAACCTCAGCGACGCCGAGCTGACCACCATCTTCGCGAACCTGAACTTCGACATGGTCGGCTCGCCGAACTACGTCCGGTTCGTCTACGACGGTGACGGCTCCGACACCGGCACGTCCGGACCGTACGGCTCGGACCAGATCGAGGGCCTGTTCAACAAGTACTTCGCCGACCAGGGCCTGGCCACCGACCCGACCGCGTTCGACGGGCGCAGCGACTACGGCCCGTTCATCCTGGCCGGGATCCCGGCGGGTGGCCTGTTCAGCGGCGCCGAGGGCGTGAAGACGCCGGAGCAGGCCGCGGTCTACGGCGGCACGGCCGGCGCGCCGTACGACGCCTGCTACCACGAGGCCTGCGACGACATCAACAACCTCAACCCGAAGGCCCTGGCCGAGCTGGGCGACGCCGCCGCGCACGCGGTGCTGACCCTGGCCCGGACCAAGACCGGCTTCTACCCGGACGGCAGCCTGCGCGCCGCCGCCCGCAAGGCCGCCGCGACCAAGCAGCTGCCGTACAAGGGCGGCCACCTGGTCCGCTGA
- a CDS encoding class I SAM-dependent methyltransferase, whose product MDHATHEIVTFYEDRYEEATRLQRRPQSRLERIRTLELLRELLPPAPATVLDVGGGPGAYARELLADGYRVRLVDLVPGHVDQARAGTPPIDAVVGDARDLPEPDASQDATLLLGPLYHLHEPADRVRALREAIRVTRPGGRILAAAISRFAGPIDMLATARFGDHVLSDAERLLTNGVNDASIGFTHAYFHRVAELTAECEAAGLTDVVIHGVEGPGWPAAEAALPGPHADATFDGALRLARLLSTEPEVVPASAHLLVAATAPPR is encoded by the coding sequence ATGGACCACGCGACGCACGAGATCGTCACCTTCTACGAGGACCGCTACGAGGAGGCCACCCGGCTGCAGCGGCGTCCGCAGTCCCGGCTGGAGCGGATCCGCACCCTCGAACTGCTCCGCGAGCTGCTCCCGCCCGCCCCCGCCACGGTCCTCGACGTCGGCGGCGGCCCGGGCGCCTACGCGCGGGAGCTGCTCGCCGACGGCTACCGGGTCCGGCTGGTCGACCTGGTCCCCGGTCACGTGGACCAGGCCCGGGCGGGCACCCCGCCGATCGACGCGGTCGTCGGCGACGCCCGCGACCTGCCCGAGCCGGACGCCTCCCAGGACGCCACGCTGCTCCTCGGCCCGCTCTACCACCTGCACGAACCGGCCGACCGGGTGCGCGCGCTGCGCGAGGCGATCCGGGTGACCCGCCCCGGCGGCCGGATCCTGGCGGCCGCGATCAGCCGCTTCGCCGGCCCGATCGACATGCTCGCCACCGCCCGCTTCGGCGACCACGTGCTGAGCGACGCGGAACGCCTGCTCACCAACGGCGTCAACGACGCCTCGATCGGCTTCACCCACGCCTACTTCCACCGCGTCGCCGAACTCACCGCCGAATGCGAGGCGGCCGGCCTCACCGACGTCGTGATCCACGGCGTCGAGGGCCCCGGCTGGCCCGCCGCCGAGGCCGCCCTGCCCGGCCCCCACGCCGACGCCACCTTCGACGGCGCCCTGCGCCTGGCCCGCCTGCTCAGCACCGAACCCGAGGTGGTCCCGGCAAGCGCCCACCTCCTGGTAGCCGCCACCGCCCCACCCCGCTGA
- a CDS encoding SRPBCC family protein: MATESRHVTEHIDRPARVVYEYASDPANLAHWAPGLGSSVRLEDGRWLVDVPGGGGQAEVVFVPRNDFGVLDHEVLLPGGEIVYVPFRVLADGDRAEVVFTVRRAAGMTDDEFDRDAAAVAADLATLKRILES; the protein is encoded by the coding sequence ATGGCCACTGAGTCCCGCCACGTGACCGAGCACATCGACCGGCCCGCCCGGGTGGTCTACGAGTACGCCTCCGACCCGGCCAACCTGGCCCACTGGGCTCCCGGCCTGGGCAGCTCGGTGCGGCTGGAGGACGGCCGCTGGCTGGTCGACGTGCCGGGCGGCGGCGGGCAGGCCGAGGTGGTCTTCGTGCCGCGCAACGACTTCGGCGTGCTCGACCACGAGGTGCTGCTGCCCGGCGGCGAGATCGTCTACGTGCCGTTCCGGGTGCTGGCCGACGGGGACCGGGCCGAGGTGGTGTTCACCGTGCGGCGCGCCGCCGGGATGACCGACGACGAGTTCGACCGGGACGCCGCCGCGGTCGCCGCCGACCTGGCCACGCTCAAGCGGATCCTGGAGAGCTGA
- a CDS encoding GNAT family N-acetyltransferase, which yields MSDSTEWTDIRPGDSDDVPAVMALLDGAVRWLTARGRPGQWGTEPLSESRRLTTLISGIAADGGLHLAVRGDEVVGALGIGQPPTYVAPAPEPELYVVLLVTDREYAGQGIGRRLLAYARRLAVASGAGLLRVDCYAGDDRALVRYYERQGFTATQQFTVPQPGRPPWPGQVLEQQLG from the coding sequence ATGAGTGACAGTACAGAGTGGACGGACATCCGGCCGGGGGACTCCGATGACGTACCGGCCGTGATGGCGCTGCTCGACGGCGCGGTGCGGTGGCTGACCGCCCGCGGCCGGCCCGGCCAGTGGGGCACCGAGCCGCTCTCCGAGAGCCGCCGGCTGACCACGCTCATCTCCGGGATCGCCGCCGACGGTGGCCTGCACCTGGCGGTCCGCGGCGACGAGGTGGTCGGCGCGCTCGGCATCGGCCAGCCGCCGACCTACGTCGCGCCGGCCCCGGAGCCGGAGCTCTACGTGGTGCTGCTGGTCACCGACCGGGAGTACGCCGGTCAGGGGATCGGCCGCCGGCTGCTGGCCTACGCCCGGCGGCTCGCGGTGGCCTCCGGCGCCGGCCTGCTCCGGGTCGACTGTTACGCCGGGGACGACCGGGCGCTGGTCCGCTACTACGAGCGGCAGGGCTTCACCGCGACCCAGCAGTTCACCGTCCCGCAGCCGGGCCGCCCGCCATGGCCGGGCCAGGTCCTGGAGCAGCAGCTCGGCTGA
- a CDS encoding cellulase family glycosylhydrolase yields the protein MKRSVKTILAAAFAAAAVSTVAFFALPASAEAASFTVTNSWGSGYQGEITVSNGSSSKIDTWKVELTLPAGSTIAQSWNATLATAGQTFTFTPAGWNASIAGGAATSFGFIVNGSGRPTACTVNGQACTGLTGTPATSSPAATPTGAKPSATTASPTSSAKPTSASPTATTASPTPTRTATGSTPLAINGQLKVCGVNLCNAAGKKIQLRGVSSHGIHWFPSCYPGAALDALATDWNADLFRIAMYVQEGGYETDPSGLTSKVNSLVDQAEARGMYALIDFHILNPGDPSYNLTRAKEFFAKVAARNADKKNVIYEIANEPNGVSWTTIKNYAEQVIPVIRANDPDGIVVVGTRAWSSLGVSEGSSSAEIISNPVNAANVMYAFHFYAASHKDNYRAEVTRAAASLPLFVTEFGTVSASGDGAVDTASTNAWIDLLDKLKISYANWNFGDKSEGSSILKPGACASGTFSGTTPLTESGQLIRSRIRTADDF from the coding sequence TTGAAGCGTAGTGTAAAGACCATCCTGGCTGCCGCGTTCGCCGCGGCCGCCGTCTCCACGGTGGCGTTCTTCGCGCTGCCGGCCAGCGCCGAGGCCGCCTCGTTCACGGTGACGAACTCGTGGGGCTCCGGCTACCAGGGCGAGATCACGGTCAGCAACGGATCCTCGTCGAAGATCGACACCTGGAAGGTCGAGCTCACCCTCCCGGCCGGGTCGACGATCGCCCAGTCCTGGAACGCCACGCTGGCCACCGCCGGGCAGACGTTCACCTTCACCCCGGCCGGCTGGAACGCCTCGATCGCCGGTGGCGCCGCGACCAGCTTCGGCTTCATCGTCAACGGCAGCGGCCGGCCGACCGCGTGCACGGTCAACGGGCAGGCCTGCACCGGCCTGACCGGCACCCCGGCCACCAGCTCGCCGGCCGCCACGCCGACCGGCGCGAAGCCCAGCGCGACCACCGCGTCGCCGACCAGCTCGGCGAAACCGACCAGCGCGTCGCCGACCGCGACCACCGCCTCGCCGACGCCGACCAGGACCGCGACCGGCAGCACCCCGCTCGCCATCAACGGCCAGCTCAAGGTGTGCGGGGTGAACCTGTGCAACGCGGCCGGCAAGAAGATCCAGCTGCGCGGCGTGAGCAGCCACGGCATCCACTGGTTCCCCAGCTGCTACCCCGGCGCGGCGCTGGACGCGCTGGCCACCGACTGGAACGCGGACCTGTTCCGGATCGCGATGTACGTCCAGGAGGGCGGCTACGAGACCGACCCGAGCGGGCTGACCAGCAAGGTGAACAGCCTGGTCGACCAGGCCGAGGCGCGCGGCATGTACGCCCTGATCGACTTCCACATCCTCAACCCCGGCGACCCGAGCTACAACCTCACCCGGGCCAAGGAGTTCTTCGCCAAGGTGGCCGCCCGCAACGCGGACAAGAAGAACGTGATCTACGAGATCGCCAACGAGCCGAACGGCGTCAGCTGGACCACCATCAAGAACTACGCCGAGCAGGTCATCCCGGTGATCCGGGCGAACGACCCAGACGGCATCGTGGTGGTCGGCACCCGCGCCTGGTCCTCGCTGGGCGTCTCCGAGGGCTCGTCGTCCGCGGAGATCATCAGCAACCCGGTGAACGCGGCGAACGTGATGTACGCCTTCCACTTCTACGCCGCCTCACACAAAGACAACTACCGGGCCGAGGTGACCAGGGCCGCCGCGTCGCTGCCGCTGTTCGTCACCGAGTTCGGCACGGTCAGCGCCAGCGGCGACGGCGCGGTCGACACGGCCAGCACCAACGCCTGGATCGACCTACTGGACAAGCTGAAGATCAGCTATGCCAACTGGAACTTCGGCGACAAGAGCGAGGGAAGCTCGATCCTCAAGCCCGGCGCCTGCGCCTCCGGCACCTTCTCGGGCACCACCCCGCTCACCGAGTCCGGCCAGCTGATCCGCTCCCGGATCCGCACCGCCGACGACTTCTGA
- a CDS encoding ArsR/SmtB family transcription factor → MHAFDVLGDPVRRRILELLADGEQTSGAVTAVIRAEFGISQPAVSQHLRVLRDNGFATVRPDGARRLYAVDDTALRQADEWLSRFRRFWTPHLAAMATEVARGKRLRRLAASDDVRSSE, encoded by the coding sequence GTGCATGCGTTCGATGTCCTTGGGGATCCGGTGCGGCGTCGCATCCTGGAGCTGCTCGCCGACGGTGAGCAGACCTCCGGCGCGGTGACCGCGGTGATCCGTGCCGAGTTCGGCATCTCCCAGCCGGCCGTGTCGCAGCATCTGCGGGTGCTGCGCGACAACGGCTTCGCCACCGTCCGCCCGGACGGCGCCCGCCGGCTCTACGCGGTCGACGACACCGCGCTGCGCCAGGCGGACGAGTGGCTGAGCCGGTTCCGCCGCTTCTGGACGCCGCACCTCGCCGCGATGGCCACCGAGGTCGCCCGCGGCAAAAGACTGCGGCGACTGGCCGCATCCGACGACGTGAGGAGCAGCGAATGA
- a CDS encoding SRPBCC family protein: MIDVTEQINNVRRTLGDKTLEAGEVRVLTISQVYDTDLDDMWDVVSNPERIARWFLPVSGDLHEGGKYQFEGQAGGTITRCDKPRSVAATWEFGGQVSWVEVRLIPEGDGRTRFELEHTAPIDEHWDQFGPGAVGIGWDMAVWGLANHLAAPESPLDKEAAMAWMLSDDGKRFMKLSSDAWAAADLALGTDPADAERRAAATYAAYTATE, encoded by the coding sequence ATGATCGACGTGACCGAGCAGATCAACAACGTCCGGCGCACCCTCGGCGACAAGACGCTGGAGGCCGGCGAGGTCCGGGTGCTGACGATCAGCCAGGTCTACGACACCGACCTCGACGACATGTGGGACGTGGTGTCGAACCCGGAGCGGATCGCCCGCTGGTTCCTGCCGGTCTCCGGCGACCTGCACGAGGGCGGGAAGTACCAGTTCGAGGGGCAGGCCGGCGGCACCATCACCCGCTGCGACAAGCCCCGGTCGGTGGCCGCCACCTGGGAGTTCGGCGGGCAGGTCAGCTGGGTCGAGGTCCGGCTGATCCCGGAGGGCGACGGGCGCACCCGGTTCGAGCTGGAGCACACCGCGCCGATCGACGAGCACTGGGACCAGTTCGGGCCGGGCGCGGTCGGGATCGGCTGGGACATGGCGGTCTGGGGCCTGGCCAACCACCTGGCCGCGCCGGAGTCGCCGCTGGACAAGGAGGCCGCGATGGCCTGGATGCTGTCCGACGACGGCAAGCGGTTCATGAAGCTCAGCAGCGACGCGTGGGCCGCCGCTGACCTGGCGCTCGGCACCGATCCGGCCGACGCGGAGAGGCGCGCCGCCGCGACCTACGCCGCTTACACCGCAACCGAATAG
- a CDS encoding aminoglycoside phosphotransferase family protein, protein MTDEPEFDLGPVPHRPPIATELVERLIAAQFPEWAALPVRPVDTPGWDNRTFHLGDDMLVRLPSAGEYAGAVAKEQRWLPVLARQVPLPIPAPLGEGLPTADYPHPWSVYRWLDGEPAATAKVEDTGAFAVAVADFLLALQRVDAADGPPPGLHNWYRGGPLRTYDAMMRSAAADLPDGAALLDHWEAALAARWTGKPVWFHGDVAPGNLLVRDGRLSAVIDFGTCGVGDPACDLVIAWTFLPPAGRRLFRERLAVDPATWQRGRGWALWKAAVTNDRPVLDALLADD, encoded by the coding sequence GTGACTGACGAACCGGAGTTCGACCTGGGCCCCGTCCCGCACCGCCCGCCGATCGCCACCGAGCTGGTGGAGCGCCTGATCGCCGCCCAGTTCCCGGAGTGGGCCGCGCTGCCGGTCCGCCCGGTCGACACACCCGGCTGGGACAACCGGACCTTCCACCTGGGCGACGACATGCTGGTGCGGCTGCCCAGCGCCGGGGAGTACGCCGGCGCGGTCGCCAAGGAGCAGCGCTGGCTCCCGGTCCTGGCCCGCCAGGTGCCGCTGCCGATCCCGGCGCCACTCGGCGAGGGTCTGCCCACCGCGGACTACCCGCATCCGTGGTCGGTCTACCGCTGGCTGGACGGCGAGCCGGCCGCCACCGCGAAGGTCGAGGACACCGGCGCCTTCGCGGTCGCGGTCGCCGACTTCCTGCTCGCCCTGCAGCGGGTCGACGCCGCCGACGGCCCGCCGCCCGGCCTGCACAACTGGTACCGCGGCGGGCCGCTGCGCACCTACGACGCCATGATGCGGTCGGCCGCCGCGGACCTGCCCGACGGCGCCGCGCTGCTGGACCACTGGGAGGCGGCGCTGGCCGCGAGGTGGACCGGGAAGCCGGTGTGGTTCCACGGCGACGTCGCGCCCGGCAACCTGCTGGTCCGCGACGGCCGGCTGAGCGCGGTGATCGATTTCGGGACGTGCGGGGTCGGCGATCCGGCGTGCGACCTGGTGATCGCCTGGACCTTCCTGCCCCCGGCCGGCCGCCGGCTCTTCCGGGAGCGGCTGGCCGTGGACCCCGCCACGTGGCAGCGAGGGCGGGGCTGGGCACTGTGGAAGGCCGCCGTCACGAACGACCGTCCTGTGCTGGACGCGCTGCTGGCCGACGACTGA
- a CDS encoding MmcQ/YjbR family DNA-binding protein: MDGDELLQHCLAKPGAWQDEPWEGDVVVKVGPKIFAFLGSTGSTVGVKCGKGRDLADEWLTRYPEDASASAYIGRHGWNTLRLRGAIPADEIREAVDASYDAVVATLPKKDRPAAE, encoded by the coding sequence ATGGACGGGGATGAACTGTTGCAGCACTGTCTGGCCAAGCCCGGCGCCTGGCAGGACGAGCCCTGGGAGGGCGACGTCGTGGTCAAGGTCGGGCCGAAGATCTTCGCGTTCCTCGGCAGCACCGGCAGCACCGTCGGGGTGAAGTGCGGCAAGGGCCGGGACCTGGCCGACGAGTGGCTGACCCGCTATCCGGAGGACGCCAGCGCCAGCGCCTACATCGGCCGGCACGGCTGGAACACGCTGCGCTTGCGGGGCGCGATCCCGGCCGACGAGATCCGGGAGGCGGTCGACGCCTCCTACGACGCGGTCGTCGCGACCCTGCCCAAAAAGGACCGCCCCGCCGCCGAGTGA
- a CDS encoding IS110 family transposase: MWFCRDDGKVNGYMGQLIIGVDPHKRSATIEIINEREQVLARGRYGTDTGGYQQMLAAGRRHAGRVWAVEGCNGIGRHLAQRLVADGETVLDVPAKLAAKARNFDTGHGRKTDGHDAHHIAVTALRTPGLRRVHADGATVALRLLADRRDQLGATRTETINRLHQLLLELIPGGAKKNLTTDQARTLLERVSVPAGDIVTATRYQLAGDLADELTTLDTKIKAANRQLKTVLAATGTQLTSLNGIGPSGAARLLGDIGDISRFPTRGHFATWNGTAPIDVSSGDNHHHRLNRAGNRRINRVLHIMAITQLRFDTPGRAYYQRKRAEGKTAMEAMRALKRRLSDTVYRQMIKDDHTAQQTATGPGGHTGATLNSSAADPNPKIDTSEKSQPGPANHHPKTPLTPTP; encoded by the coding sequence GTGTGGTTCTGCCGCGACGACGGGAAGGTCAACGGGTACATGGGTCAGCTGATCATTGGAGTCGATCCGCACAAGCGGTCCGCGACGATCGAGATCATCAACGAGCGTGAACAGGTGCTGGCCCGTGGCAGGTACGGCACCGACACCGGTGGCTACCAGCAGATGCTCGCCGCCGGCCGCCGTCACGCCGGCCGGGTGTGGGCGGTCGAGGGCTGTAACGGCATCGGCCGGCACCTGGCCCAGCGGCTGGTCGCCGACGGCGAAACCGTGCTGGACGTCCCGGCGAAACTCGCCGCGAAAGCCCGCAACTTTGACACCGGGCACGGCCGTAAAACCGACGGTCACGACGCGCACCACATCGCGGTGACCGCCCTGCGCACCCCGGGCCTGCGCCGCGTTCACGCCGACGGCGCCACCGTCGCGCTGCGGCTGCTGGCCGACCGCCGCGACCAGCTCGGCGCCACCCGCACCGAGACCATCAACCGGCTGCACCAGCTACTGCTCGAACTGATCCCCGGCGGCGCGAAGAAGAACCTGACCACCGACCAGGCCCGCACCCTGCTCGAACGCGTCAGCGTCCCGGCCGGCGACATCGTCACCGCCACCCGCTATCAGCTGGCCGGCGACCTGGCCGACGAGCTCACCACCCTGGACACCAAGATCAAAGCAGCCAACCGGCAGCTGAAGACCGTGCTGGCCGCCACCGGCACCCAGCTGACCAGCCTCAACGGCATCGGCCCCTCCGGCGCCGCCCGCCTGCTCGGCGACATCGGCGACATCAGCCGCTTCCCGACCCGCGGGCACTTCGCCACCTGGAACGGCACCGCCCCCATCGACGTGTCCTCCGGCGACAACCATCATCACCGGCTCAACCGGGCCGGGAACCGGCGCATCAACCGGGTCCTGCACATCATGGCCATCACCCAGCTCCGCTTCGACACCCCCGGCCGCGCCTACTACCAGCGCAAACGCGCCGAAGGCAAAACCGCGATGGAAGCCATGCGAGCGTTGAAACGACGCCTGTCCGACACCGTCTACCGCCAAATGATCAAAGACGACCACACGGCACAACAGACAGCGACGGGTCCGGGAGGACACACGGGGGCGACTCTGAACTCCAGCGCGGCCGACCCAAACCCCAAGATCGACACTTCGGAAAAGTCACAACCCGGACCCGCCAACCACCACCCTAAAACACCCCTCACACCAACCCCTTGA
- a CDS encoding TetR/AcrR family transcriptional regulator — protein sequence MSATPQGPVGRPRDPEVDERITRAAAEVFGENGWHRFTIDTVARRAGVGKASIYLRWPNKEALLAAALAARLNGIEDIDTGSVRADLISLARQIQRSYLGESGRAALQLRVDAQRVPEVRDHLHRLQESQVLAARAIVRRAIARGELHPDTSVTLLLDCVCGGVMNHVLATPPHLRDQVAAGADDYAAALVEFVLGAC from the coding sequence ATGTCAGCAACCCCACAAGGCCCGGTCGGGCGCCCCCGCGACCCGGAGGTCGACGAGCGCATCACCCGGGCCGCCGCCGAGGTCTTCGGGGAGAACGGCTGGCACCGCTTCACCATCGACACGGTCGCCCGGCGGGCCGGCGTCGGGAAGGCCTCCATCTACCTCCGCTGGCCGAACAAGGAGGCGCTGCTCGCCGCCGCCCTCGCCGCCCGGCTCAACGGGATCGAGGACATCGACACCGGCTCGGTGCGCGCCGACCTGATCAGCCTGGCCCGTCAGATCCAGCGCTCCTACCTGGGCGAGTCCGGCCGCGCCGCGCTGCAGCTCCGGGTCGACGCGCAGCGCGTCCCGGAGGTCCGCGACCACCTGCACCGGCTCCAGGAGTCCCAGGTCCTGGCCGCCCGGGCGATCGTCCGCCGGGCCATCGCCCGCGGCGAGCTGCACCCGGACACCAGCGTCACCCTGCTGCTCGACTGCGTCTGCGGCGGCGTGATGAACCACGTCCTGGCCACCCCGCCGCACCTGCGCGACCAGGTGGCGGCCGGCGCCGACGACTACGCCGCCGCCCTGGTGGAGTTCGTCCTCGGGGCGTGCTGA
- a CDS encoding MBL fold metallo-hydrolase, which yields MASITRAAGDEIVVTGVAQREAWRARVLPPVERLAGGIWSVPVPIPHNPLRYTLSYLIPGDDGLVVVDPGWASDEGWAALQAGLVAAGASPADVLGVVVTHVHADHHGLSKRLQDAGAWVAMHPDERDALNPSGSPADWLRAHHVPEAEIAALAGTIGKHRMAAAAQPDVLLHDGDLVPLAGRQVRTVWTPGHTPGHICLLEPSAGVLLTGDHLLPRISPNIGLQRPGSSPLESFLESLDRVAAHDELEAFPAHEYRFRGIAARARQLRVHHEERCDEIVAAVERLEQPTIWQLAASLTWSRPWDEIGPMRVGAVAETMAHVRYLADRGALHWSGEHVTRPATRG from the coding sequence ATGGCATCGATCACCCGTGCGGCCGGCGACGAGATCGTCGTGACCGGTGTGGCGCAGCGCGAGGCGTGGCGGGCGCGCGTGCTGCCGCCGGTGGAGCGGCTGGCCGGGGGGATCTGGTCGGTGCCGGTGCCGATCCCGCACAACCCGCTGCGCTACACGCTGTCCTATCTGATCCCCGGCGACGACGGCCTGGTCGTGGTCGATCCGGGCTGGGCGAGCGACGAGGGCTGGGCGGCGCTGCAGGCGGGGCTGGTCGCGGCCGGCGCCTCCCCGGCGGACGTGCTCGGCGTGGTGGTCACCCACGTGCACGCCGACCACCACGGTCTGTCGAAAAGGCTGCAGGACGCGGGCGCCTGGGTCGCCATGCACCCGGACGAGCGCGACGCGCTGAACCCGAGCGGCTCCCCCGCCGACTGGCTGCGGGCGCACCACGTGCCCGAGGCGGAGATCGCGGCGCTGGCCGGCACCATCGGCAAGCACCGGATGGCCGCCGCCGCCCAGCCGGACGTGCTGCTCCACGACGGTGATCTGGTCCCGCTGGCCGGGCGTCAGGTGCGGACGGTCTGGACGCCCGGGCACACCCCGGGGCACATCTGCCTGCTGGAGCCTTCCGCCGGTGTGCTGCTGACCGGCGACCACCTGCTGCCCCGGATCAGTCCGAACATCGGCTTGCAGCGACCCGGGTCGTCGCCGCTGGAGTCGTTCCTGGAGTCGCTGGACCGGGTCGCCGCGCACGACGAGCTGGAGGCGTTCCCGGCGCATGAGTACCGGTTCCGCGGCATCGCCGCCCGCGCCCGGCAGCTCCGGGTCCACCACGAGGAGCGCTGCGACGAGATCGTCGCCGCGGTCGAGCGGCTGGAGCAGCCCACCATCTGGCAGCTCGCCGCGAGCCTGACCTGGTCACGGCCGTGGGACGAGATCGGGCCGATGCGGGTCGGCGCGGTCGCCGAGACCATGGCGCACGTGCGCTACCTCGCCGACCGGGGTGCGCTGCACTGGTCCGGCGAGCACGTGACGCGGCCCGCCACCCGGGGGTGA